A region of Porites lutea chromosome 13, jaPorLute2.1, whole genome shotgun sequence DNA encodes the following proteins:
- the LOC140922279 gene encoding D(1)-like dopamine receptor: MNSTLPDETHVLQCSFLTYYEMKKTTALTAVSVTVTIWNGVLLVVALIANGLVCTAILINSDLRKRTSNTLLLLLSMSDFFVGLAVQPMYFIRRLLELHDRYVCWVLVTYRVLWHLSIGTSFLILCFISCERYIALFFAFKYKQIISTPRLLFFTGFFVISWTLFVISRFLGVDSGKYYTAATSFIIIFVTIIIFVYFRIYRLALRHHSQIHSLHQNASTVAKERKVTKTTAYIIGSVLICYSPLLISLVAVKFFEDKLFQYYVFPITDCMVFCNSSLNPLIYCWRNAELRRCIARLTGIKAREEISWCSGGVHEIQEAVS, encoded by the coding sequence ATGAACTCAACATTGCCAGATGAAACTCACGTTCTACAATGCTCTTTCTTAACGTACTATGAAATGAAGAAAACCACTGCCTTAACTGCTGTGTCAGTAACAGTGACAATTTGGAACGGAGTTCTTCTTGTTGTGGCTTTGATAGCCAACGGTTTAGTATGTACAGCCATATTAATAAACAGCGACCTACGGAAGAGAACTTCTAATACACTCCTATTGTTGCTATCAATGAGCGACTTCTTTGTGGGCTTAGCGGTTCAGCCCATGTACTTCATCAGGCGCTTATTAGAGCTTCACGATCGCTACGTTTGCTGGGTGTTGGTGACCTACAGAGTTCTTTGGCATTTATCGATTGGAACATCTTTTCTCATTCTTTGCTTTATTTCGTGCGAGAGGTACATCGCATTGTTCTTCGCATTCAAATACAAGCAGATCATATCGACCCCGCGCCTTCTCTTCTTTACCGGTTTTTTCGTTATCTCCTGGACATTGTTCGTGATTTCACGATTCCTTGGTGTTGATAGTGGAAAATACTACACGGCCGCCACATCGTTCATCATCATATTTGtcactataattatttttgtctactTTCGTATCTACAGGCTCGCTCTTCGGCATCATTCTCAAATACACTCACTGCATCAAAACGCCAGTACAGTAGCGAAAGAGCGCAAAGTCACGAAAACAACAGCTTATATCATCGGATCAGTTTTAATATGCTACTCCCCACTCCTGATATCGCTAGTGGCTGTCAAGTTCTTTGAAGACAAGTTGTTTCAATACTACGTTTTTCCAATAACAGACTGCATGGTTTTCTGCAATTCGTCACTGAATCCGCTGATATATTGCTGGCGGAATGCCGAATTAAGACGGTGTATCGCTAGGCTGACTGGAATAAAAGCGCGTGAGGAGATATCATGGTGCTCTGGTGGCGTTCACGAAATTCAAGAAGCTGTGTCatga
- the LOC140923747 gene encoding putative beta-lactamase-like 1, which translates to MSDVQEVPYAKFGGQKKPFNTLKIWKLLTFISTLLALAVTTAFLTHKMEKNGEPVSEKSTSTAYTLPCPQFPNLFPLPKPTPKRLADVFEKLEVVFSAAVDEKSSLPAISANVFYQNRILWSGHFGSKVYKQPEMKPNGSTVYRIGSVTKVFAVLLMYKLYEEGKIASIDDPLSKYAPDFAIKNPYTNENITLREIASQMSGLPREAPCMYHCSRTNSKEQLALLTNRTLVWPPWKTPSYSNLGYALLGRLLTENLLPNKTFESWTMDNIIKPLGMVNTGFEITDEVEKNMAYPYLPGGKKMPFTNFGWLAPAAQMYSTIDDLAKLGMLFAQPDKQKLFKPATLREMMTPKDITPDGVTVWGSPFEMLFKEHFLIRTKDGKSDTYSTKFIVIPELALGANILISTGYYGHSTASQRGVLLYNRLVAALNETLFEIQRLSHFPIDPTPYLGKFNVTETDPISGKKVSFIVNVKTVENILRFDYPKAFNMWQEIRYIGESLVFQSRYRTPGMSCLFERAGTLSALYYEPLAKDNLSPGFHIPERLIVATRLTNTTESFSEEFEDKMERFTVNQFKSAI; encoded by the coding sequence ATGTCTGATGTTCAAGAAGTTCCATATGCGAAGTtcggaggccagaaaaaacctttCAATACCCTAAAGATATGGAAGTTATTGACCTTTATTTCAACCTTACTAGCACTGGCAGTTACAACGGCGTTTTTGACGCACAAGATGGAGAAAAACGGAGAACCCGTATCTGAGAAAAGCACCAGCACAGCTTACACGCTTCCTTGCCCGCAGTTTCCCAATCTGTTTCCGTTGCCCAAACCGACACCCAAGCGATTAGCAGACGTGTTTGAAAAATTGGAAGTAGTGTTCAGTGCGGCAGTCGATGAAAAGTCTTCGCTACCCGCAATTTCTGCTAATGTTTTTTACCAAAATCGTATCTTATGGAGTGGCCATTTTGGAAGCAAGGTGTACAAACAGCCGGAAATGAAACCCAATGGGAGCACTGTGTACAGGATTGGAAGCGTGACAAAGGTGTTTGCTGTCCTTCTAATGTACAAGCTGTACGAAGAAGGAAAAATCGCTTCAATTGATGATCCTTTGAGCAAATACGCTCCCGATTTTGCAATAAAAAATCCTTACACAAATGAGAACATAACACTGCGCGAGATCGCTAGCCAGATGTCAGGTTTACCTCGCGAGGCCCCTTGTATGTATCATTGCAGCAGAACAAACTCCAAAGAGCAACTAGCACTATTGACGAACCGCACACTAGTGTGGCCTCCCTGGAAAACCCCTTCATACAGTAATCTTGGATATGCGCTGTTGGGTCGGCTATTAACAGAAAACTTACTGCCGAATAAAACATTCGAGAGCTGGACAATGGATAACATCATAAAACCGCTTGGAATGGTGAACACGGGATTTGAAATCACAGACGAGGTAGAAAAGAACATGGCTTACCCTTATCTACCCGGAGGAAAGAAAATGCCTTTTACGAATTTTGGGTGGTTAGCCCCGGCGGCTCAAATGTACTCTACAATTGACGATCTTGCTAAGTTGGGAATGTTGTTCGCTCAACCTGACAAGCAAAAGCTGTTCAAGCCTGCAACCCTTAGAGAAATGATGACACCCAAAGATATTACCCCAGACGGCGTCACTGTGTGGGGGTCCCCGTTTGAGATGCTGTTTAAAGAACATTTCCTTATTCGAACCAAAGACGGGAAAAGCGACACTTACAGTACTAAGTTTATTGTCATCCCTGAGTTAGCTCTTGGAGCTAACATTCTAATTAGCACTGGGTACTACGGCCACTCGACGGCCTCCCAGCGTGGAGTTTTGCTTTATAATCGCCTTGTTGCGGCCTTGAACGAGACCCTGTTCGAGATACAACGCTTGTCACATTTTCCAATTGATCCAACACCCTACCTTGGAAAATTTAATGTCACTGAAACCGATCCAATATCAGGAAAGAAGGTGAGTTTCATTGTCAACGTTAAGACCGTTGAAAACATTCTACGCTTCGATTATCCCAAGGCATTCAACATGTGGCAAGAGATACGGTACATCGGGGAAAGCTTGGTGTTCCAATCTAGATATCGTACGCCCGGGATGTCTTGCTTATTTGAACGTGCAGGAACTTTAAGTGCTCTCTACTATGAACCCCTGGCAAAAGATAATTTGTCGCCCGGTTTTCATATTCCGGAACGTCTGATTGTTGCGACGCGATTGACAAACACAACAGAAAGTTTCTCGGAGGAATTTGAGGATAAAATGGAGAGATTTACTGTGAACCAGTTCAAGAGCGCAATTTAA